The Solenopsis invicta isolate M01_SB chromosome 1, UNIL_Sinv_3.0, whole genome shotgun sequence DNA segment CGTTGGCTATGATGAATTGAAGCGGAGAGAAACAACACGGTCGAAAATTGATGAACGCCTCCAAATCCATACGCACACGAACTCTCTTAACAAACACTGCACATCGTGATTAAAGATGCTACGCTACCCTATAATTATTTCGCAAGACTTACAGCTTCGTAAATAGAAACGCGATTATCTTTGCGTTATGATTATGCTATAAAAGATCTTTTCTCTTGCACACTTATCGGAAAACATGGCAGGACTCCGGCTCAACGGAAGTGAAGGAATTCAATTTGGACTCCTAATTCCGTTACCATCTCGCTCTACAATTAGTTGATAACGTCAAAAGATGATTCGGGATTACGATGTTATTTCTACGACAGCGAATTAGTTTGTACGGAGAGTTTACAATTTCGCAGCTCGAGATCAGTCGCGCGTTGTTAAACTTTGGTTTATTAACGATCGATACATTTATCTTgccattattaaaattttcgttatATCATAACACGTTTACGTTAGTAATATGATCGctttattttatacatcttcTTATACATCTCGTACACGCTAAATTGTTAATATGAATaagtaaaagaatgaaaatgtCTCATTGTCAACTTCCTCAACGTTGCGACGTACTAGCTTCAACGTACTCGAAATCGCGATTCCGACCACGCGAGCCATAACAATATCGTCCTCCTCTTTtccatttatttcaataaattactTCTCGCATCCTACATTAATCGTTTGCCACCGCTGGATAGACTTACGTACACCGCCAACGCATGTCCCTTCATCCTCGTTACCCTTGCTACGGGAgagatttttcttatttttatacatttcacacATTTCGTCCACGTACCGAGATCGATATAACGAAAAATTATTGCGAATTGTGTTGTTATGTTGTAAATGCTGCAACCCGATCCTATCAGGCGCTTATAGCCGGCAGTTTTAAACGTCTTATCTGTCCGTAGAAAAAATCGCAACGTTCACGAATGTTCgtaatatcaaatttatcaaagtATCAGGCGCGAAGAGTAACCTCCTCAACCGCATAGTCCGTCTAATGAATCCTCGACATCCTAGAAATTCTAATGGCAGCGAGTAGCACGAACAAGTTCGACGAGCCGTCGATCTTTGGTGTTTCGTCCTATCGACTCGCTGAGCGTAACACTCGCTCAAGTTCCTTCACAAGCGTCTCAGTGTACCGATCACACGATCCCACCCTGGAgtgaaatgttaaaattttcgtACGGACTCCCTAAAGTCGCAATCGCGTGTCGTTTCAGCGTAATTCGTGTCTAATGGATGATGAGACTGATTTGCACGAGATTCACGTGAGATCTGAGAGGTGAGGAGTGGAAAAGTTCACTGGCAGTTACGGGATCGATCGCTCGGATCCCGTGAGTTCGCACGAGCCTACTCGAACACGCTCTCGGCGGCCTCCCGGATCTTCACGATCAGGAAGGACCGCCTGCAGAGCTTGACGAGCATCTCGATCCTCTGTCAGGACGGCTTCCTGAGCTGCGGCAGGGCGATCAGGTAGACGTTGCCGAGGATGGCGCCGACGATCAGCAGCATCACGCTCACGGCCGAGAGCAGCCGTACGTACCGCACGAACCTGCGGCCCCGGGCGTCCTTCTTGCTCTGATTCGGGAACACGGCCAGACCCAGAAGCGGACCCGCCAGCGCGCCCGCGACGTGCGCCGCCCAACCGACTCGGCCGCATCCGAGCAACGCCGGGATGGGCAGCGACGCGACGTCCGCACCGGCCAGCAGCAGCACGGCCCCGAGACGCCAGCCGGCGTAGCGCAGTTCGCCGTGACACTGCAATGAATGAGAAACAAGACGATGCACGGGGACGGCTATTCGATCGGCCATTCCTCCTACGAAGGCTCGAGGTGCAAACGAAAAGGCTCAATTACGCGTTACGTCGCGAAACCAAATCTGAATTTAACGTTACTTTAGTCTCGTACGTCAATAGAAAAATAGAGCTGTACCTTCTCatacatcttttaaaaatttaatataattgaaaaaaaatacatgaattCAATCATCATGCAAAGATAATACGACGAAACTGTGTTCGACTTCCCAGGATTTTTTATTACAGCCACTTTCCGCATAAAGAGTCCGTTACTCACTAAATAAGATTCTTTCATGAGAGTACTTCGAGCGGAACATTCCTGCGCGACTCGACAGCGCATTTTAGTACAGCATCTTTTACAatctttccccttttttttccgTCCCTCTTTGTCGCTACGATATGCAACGTTGCATATCGGACTTTCAGGGAGCAAAGAGAGGTCGTTGAGAAGTCAGTTTACGTCGTCTGAGCTCCGTTCTTAGAGATTGAGAAACTTTTCCTCTCGCTTACCAGGTAGAGATGAGCAAGATGACTCGTGAGTAACGCGTAAACACCTGCCGAAGCACCGACCAGGTAAAGACTAGGTTGCAGAAGCGACGCTCCTAGAGCGCCGCAGACTCCACCGCCCAGATAGATCGTTGCCACCCCTAATCGTCCTTGCTCTACCTGTAATCACGAGTTTTCTATGCTGTCTACCATTCCACACACGCAGAaggatttttatcaatttttttttcataaattaatcttattacACGTCGGATTCGCAGCGTTTGCTGTTATCAAGATAAAATTAGTTAAAGAATAACCTAGATGAAGAAATGGCtgcattttatctttatatacgcatagatatttattagaatgtatattatttctttatctcacaatcagataaaaaaaatgttatctttttcaaatgaTTTAAGTTAACGTGAGTGAGTGTGAAGTTATTGTCCTGAGTCTCAATCCTCAAGTTAccatttattagaaaataacagAACAATGTAAAATTTACTTTGATACTACAAGTGATACGAAAACTTCTACAAAGAATTTTGTGTCAGtcattataatgtaaattatgtatTCTTTCTCCTCacttaaatagatttaaaaaattaattttatttaaaaaacagtttttattataaaattatatatttattgtaaataaagagaattgtatatatatatatatatatatatatatatgcaattatcatttagatattatatattatactagatattatatagtatactgaaaatgtaatatattgtatgtaatGTAAAGTATAGATTAGTAGTATATCTACAAACTTATCGAATaactattttaatatgaaaaagagATCTTATCAGTACGTTTAAGAAGCAACCATGAACAAAATCTTATgcaattgtttaactttgcgtAATTTGAAATGTgtgataaaatgttaaataacaaaaaaatcatacaagTGTACTCGTATGATAATATAcccaagtttaaaaagaatgaggaaGTATCTATAATTCAAcgctaaaaaacattttgaaaaaatttcgaaatactctaaagtaaaaatgtcttataacaaatgtgcattggcatattagcgccacCGCATAATGGCGGAccactaaacaaataattccataaataattactaaaattcgttacctaataacagagatattacGAGTAGCTACTATATATACAAGGGTCATAATATCATCTTCTCTATATTTCAAAAGctttcttctaaaaataaaaaaaaatatatatatatattctctctcttttctataGATACACTGCGTTACTGTATAAAGAGTATTTTAATTCAATGGTATTGGAACGTTATCTGGTCTAATTGTGAACAAAAAGGATCGTCATCGAGGGGAGGGGCTCGTTCCCTTAAACGCGGTGTCTCGACGCGCCAGCTGAACGACGTCCCCGCAATTTACTTGATTGGCTCACCTCGAGTGGAGTGGCCAGGACCAGCTGAATGACCACGTTGAGTGCGAGGTGAAGTGCGTTCGAGTGCAGCAGCATGTAGGAAGCGAACCTCCAGCCCTGCACCCTCTGACGAGGATCGTAGACCAGCCATCTCCGTAACGTCGCTTCGTCTCCCAGGCAGTGGACGGTTATCTGTTACGAGAGAAAGCACGTTTAATGTGCTTGCCTTTGCCGCGGCATATTATTCAAAGAAGAGTCCGA contains these protein-coding regions:
- the LOC105201221 gene encoding protein rhomboid isoform X2; amino-acid sequence: MDAEAALLENSPTLSTISSDSTDATYSGPGSPYSPESPIIITSTYKKKRDDEVTPRPTPRYLLPSRKPSFRIRPPYLMICISIIEITVHCLGDEATLRRWLVYDPRQRVQGWRFASYMLLHSNALHLALNVVIQLVLATPLEVEQGRLGVATIYLGGGVCGALGASLLQPSLYLVGASAGVYALLTSHLAHLYLCHGELRYAGWRLGAVLLLAGADVASLPIPALLGCGRVGWAAHVAGALAGPLLGLAVFPNQSKKDARGRRFVRYVRLLSAVSVMLLIVGAILGNVYLIALPQLRKPS
- the LOC105201221 gene encoding protein rhomboid isoform X1; the encoded protein is MQREILARGRIAEDTKMDAEAALLENSPTLSTISSDSTDATYSGPGSPYSPESPIIITSTYKKKRDDEVTPRPTPRYLLPSRKPSFRIRPPYLMICISIIEITVHCLGDEATLRRWLVYDPRQRVQGWRFASYMLLHSNALHLALNVVIQLVLATPLEVEQGRLGVATIYLGGGVCGALGASLLQPSLYLVGASAGVYALLTSHLAHLYLCHGELRYAGWRLGAVLLLAGADVASLPIPALLGCGRVGWAAHVAGALAGPLLGLAVFPNQSKKDARGRRFVRYVRLLSAVSVMLLIVGAILGNVYLIALPQLRKPS